The genomic DNA CGCCGCTGCATGCGGCGGCCTGACGAGTAAGGATGGCGAGGCTCGCACGATCAGCCAGCCCACCAGCGCCGCCGCGATCAACGCCACCGTTACGCCCCGCACGCGGTGCAGTAGATGCAGCGTGCCCACGTCGAACCCCTGAAGCCAGAAGCGTTCCACGATCTCATAGACGATGAACAGCGCCGCCACGACGCCAGCGGCGACAAACATCGCCCGCCGGTGGCGTGCCTGCAGGCTCTGGTCGAGGGGCGGGGGGTTGGTCATGGACATCATCACGGTTCCACAGATGCGCATTCTCGCATGTGCAGGCAATGCTGGCGAACGGCACGCCGTGGCCTTTGACGGTCGCGCGTCACGGGGGCGTGAACGGCCGGGATCATCTGTCACATCTGCGTGACATCGATAATCCGTGCATTAAACGGCTTTTACGAAATCGGCAGCTTGTTCGCATCATTTCCGTTGTCACATCGGCGCGACAGGCCCGCCACGGCTCCCCTCAGCGCTCCCGCATTTGCGCGAGCGGAAGCAGCGTAAAAACCACATAAAACGCCTTTTTAGTCTTTTTATTTATTTATCGCCACTTCCGGCACTGCAGTTGCATCTTCTACCTCCACATGTGCGGCGACGCTGCTGTCTCCGCCCGGCCGAACGCGAACGAGGAAGCCGTTGCCATGAACCGCCTTCAGATTCTGGTCATCAGCCCAACTCCGTTCGTCGCCGCGTTCTTGACCGAGCACCTGGCGACGGATCGGTTCGCCGTTCAGTCGGTGCGGCCGGGTACGGAGGCGAACGCGATGGGTCGTGCGGCGTCACTGCACGTCGCGGTGGTGGACCGGATCGAACAGCGGCCGGAGGCCGCGCAAAAGGAGATCGCATTGCTCAAGGAAGCCCATCCGCAGGTGCGGATCATCGCGATCAGTTGGAACTCGTCGGCTCGCGATGCGGGCATCGTGGAGCAGGGACTTTTTTACTACTGGACCGGCAAGCCACGCCCTGAGTTGATCGAGCTGGTCGAAGCCGCAGCCGCCGAGCTGCAACGTGAAGGAGGGACGCTCATGAGATGACCGGCGACCTGACATGAGTCGGACCGTGACGTGGGCAAAGACCGGGCTGCGTGGCCACACACGGAGGTTTCACAACATGACAACAGACATTTGATTTCGGCTTGTCCTCGGTTTGATCGCAGCGTGTGCTCGGCGCTCCGAGGCAGGCAACAGAGAAAGGCAAACGACGATGACCCTCACAACCCCAGGCAAATGGACTGCCATGCTCGTCACCGGCGCCCTCGGCGCGGGCCTGCTGGCGACACCGGGGCAGGCACAGGACGACTACGTTCCCCGGGCAGAGCATGAGCAGCTCAGGGCCGACATGGAGACACTGCGTCTTCGTCTGGATGGCGTCGAGCAGCAGGCTGAGCAACCCGCCGCCCCGGCGGAAGCCAGGCAGCGCGATGGTTTCATGCTGGACACCGGCGACTTCAAGCCGGGCTGGGAACGCGTCCGCTACGACGGCTGGATGGAGCACGGCAAGCTCGATGAGATGAGTGTGCAGATCGGCCGCGGTGGCCCGATCGACCTGTACATGGGCCTCCAGACGGCCGGCCGACTGCAATATCTCCAGCAGCGCAACGTCGAGATTAACGGGGTGGGCCAGCGCGGCTCGCTTTCGCCGGGCTTCCAGACTGCCTGGGGCAGCGTCGACTTCCTGGCTGACCTTTACGACGGCGGGCTCGAAGTCTACTTCGACCTCTACCTCAGCAGCCCCACCAGCGCCGACAAGCTCCAGGGCCATGAAGGCTACATGATCATGCGCCACATCCCCGGCACGGAAGGCACGCTGCTGGGCAACTTGTTTGAAGTGGTCAACGTCAAGGCCGGCCAGTTTGAAATCGACTTCGGTGACAATCGGTATCGACGCACGGACAACGCCCGGTCACAGCGGAACATTCTTATCGGCAACCATGTGGTCGATCCCAAGACGACTGAAATCGGCATGGAAGTCTTCAATGCCGAGCCGGACGTGTTCAACTGGCTGGTCGGCTTCGGTAGTGGCTCGGAAACCGGCGGCTTCGACCCCGGTCGCGGCTTCAGCACGCACGGCAAGCTCTGGGCCAACCTCGGCGACCTGCGCGTCGCAGGCTCGGCCTACTACGTCGACCACGCCTCGGACACCGGCGTGCGGTCCAACCTCTTCCGCACCAGTCGCGGCGGCGGCGTCTACCAGGGCGTACTCACCGGTGACTCGCCGGGTCAGGTGTTCGCAGGCGGCGGCCAGAGCGTGCTCGCCTTCCAGGGCGACCTGACCTGGATCCTCAATGACCTCGAACTCTACGGCAACGTTGGCTGGGTCCGTGACGACGCCAACGCCGGCGGCCGCGACGAATGGCTCTACTACGGCGTCGAAGGCGCCTACTACCTCACCCCGCGCATGCATCTCGCCGCACGCTACAGCGGCGCGGCCGCCCAGCGACTCGCCGGCGAGTCCTCCAGCGGCCTCGTGCATCGCGGCCAAATCGGCGGCGGCTACTGGCTCTACGACACCGTGCTGGTCAAGGCCGAGTATGTCCACCAACTCTATGACGGCTTCTCGACAGGCCAGCGCGTCAGCGGCGTCGACGCCTGGAACGACCCGTCGTTCACCGGCTTCATGATGGAAGTCTCCTTCGGCTTCTGATTCACTCCCCTCGCACAAGGGCACAACCCGCGGACGGCCTGCCGGCGGTTCGCGGGATTCGAAACGAAACTTGTTCACACTGTTCAGCAAAGGAAGGTTCAGCCATGACCACGAAAACCATGCAAACGCTAACCGGCAGCATGATCGCCGCCATCGCGCTGGCCGCCACGCCGACGCTCGCCGCGCCGCCGATCCGCTACGAAAGCGACACCGGCCACAGCGTCCTCGTCGAAGGCACGTCCAACGTCCACGACTGGACTGGCACGACCGACCAGGTCCGCGGCTGGATCGAAGTGCCCGGCGACTGGATCGAGCAGGACGGTGAACTCCGTCTCGAACCCGCGTTGCAAGCCGACGACGCCACGCCACGCATCCAGGTGCAGATTCCGACCGGAACGCTGGAAGGCAATCGCCGTGGCCTGGCAAGCAACATGCACTCGGCGTTGAAGGTATCCACCCACCCGAACGTGACCTTCGCACTGGTGTCGCTGGAGAGCGCCACCGCTGCCGACAACGGGACAGCCTGGACAGCCATCGGCGACCTTGAAATCGCAGGCCACAGCCGCCTACTCGCGCTGGACCTGACGATCACACCGCTGACCAACGATCGGCTGCGCATCGACGTGGCCAAGGACCTGCTGATGACCGACTTTGGCATCGACCCACCCCGCGCGATGATGGGCATGGCCCGTGCCGCAGATGAAGTGCAGGTGCAGATCAGCTGGATCGTCAAGCGCCAGACCCCGCAGCCGACCGTGCCAAGCGATGCCGGATCGAGCGAACATCAGCAGGCGATGTCGAGCGTGCTCGACGGTTATGAGCAGGCCCGTGCCGCCCTCGCCGCGGGCGACCAGGCTCAAGCACAAAAGGCGTTGGATGAGTTGGCGCAGGTTGTCGAAGCCTTGGCGGTGCTGGATGCCGAGGCGCTCGACGAAGCCGTGCGGTCGGACTGGAGCATCTCGATCGCTCGCCTTCAGGGAACGGCGGCGAACGCGGCCGAGGCACAATCACTGTCGGCCAGCCGCGCGTCATTCGCCGTACTGTCGCAGGCAGTCGTCGGTGTGTTGAACATCGTCGGGCACGATCAGGACGACGCCCCGTTGGCCTATCGACACGCCGGCCAGAGCGGCCTGGCAGGGTCGATGTGGCTTCAGACAAACGGAGCCGCGCGCTCGCCGTATGCCGCAAGCAACGCGACGCCACAGATCGCTGCCGTCTACGTCGGCCAAGCGAACCCAGCGTCCGAATGAGCCGAGGTATCGCACGGCTCCCCCGTCTTTCCCACGCGAGACGGGGGAGCTTTTACCCTGAGGTGGCACCGTGGCACACGCCCCCAGAACACGATTCCCCTTGTCTCGCCGACTTGTCCTGATGAAGGAGAGCCGACCCATGCAGACCTTAACGCTACTGATCACCGCCGGGATCGTCACCGTCACGCTTAGCACATGCATCTCGACCGGCGTACCCACCCCCGCCGCGACCGAGCCCACCGACGAGCAGGACACGAACGAACAAGTCAGTGAGACAACTTTTGCACTGGCCGAGGGCAGCGCCATCCGTCTGGCGGGCAGCGCGACCATCGGCTCCTGGGATTGCGCCGGTTATCAGGCCGAATCAACTTTCACGCCGGGTGCGAAGATCGACACGTTTCATGAGGTCATCGATCACATTCAGGCACGGCTACGCGACGGCGACGAGGTCGACCCCGACCATGCAGCCGTGACGCTCGATCACGATCCGATCGCGACGATCCAAGTGCGCATTGATTCATTGGGCTGCGGGAACTCAGCCATGGAACGCGACATGCAGGGCGCGCTCAAGGCCGACGATCATCCCGACATTCACTACGAACTTGACCGCGTCGTCGGCGTCACGTGGTCGCTGTCGTCGGAAACGAATCGCCCCGTCCTCCACGTCGCCACGGAAGGCTATGTCTCGCTCGCAGGCGAACGACAAGCCGTTGAAATGGATGTGCGGATCGAGCGCGTTGATGAGCACCGCTTCACCGTGCTCGGCAGCAAGAAACTGGACATGCGGGATTTCGACGTGAAACCTCCCTCCGCATTGTTCGGGCTGATCCGCGCCGACCCTGCCGTGACGGTAATCTTTGACCTGATCGTCGAACCCCAGCGAAGTGATGCTGTCGACAGTTCACAAACGGCCGCGCGGAATTAGCACGCTTCAGTGACCACCGATCGCGATGAGTGAAAATCCATGGCACCCATTAGACAACCCACTCCGCCCACTTCCGCCATCGCATCGATCGTGCGTTACCAGAGCGCCGCCAGTGGGCATCGCGTCAACATTGCTGGCACGTCGCGATGCATCCTGCCGTGGTCCATCATCGGGCACTGCATCATCATCTGCTGACGCTGCTCGTCGTCCGCGTCCATCATCATGTGTTCGCCCATGTGGCGTATCATGCTGGACGACCGGCATCAAGGCAGGAAAAGAAAGGAGTGAACTTGCCTGGATCGTGGCATGCTCTCGCCATCCCCGGGCGTTCTGAAAGGTGACAGGGAGCGACTGCCCTGATTGCGGCGCGTCGAGGCCATAGGGTTGTACGGTGAGCCGTCGTCCCGCCATGCCACTGAACATGAGGGGGCAACATGCCTGAGCATTCCAAGAACGAGCATCATCCGGACGAGCACGCTGAGCACGCGGCGGAACGGCACGCGGGGCATGGCAGCCACGAAGGCCACGATCACAGCGGGCACGACAAGCACGCGGGGCACAGCGTGGCGATGTTCCGCAACAAGTTCTGGGTCTGCCTGGTGCTGACGATCCCGGCGCTGATCTGGGAGCCGATGCTGCAAGACTGGTTTGGCTACACCGCGCCGCAGTTCCCCGGCTCACGTTTCATCCCCGCCATCTTCGGCATGAGCGTCTTTTTCTATGGCGGCTGGGTGTTCCTGCAAGGGGCGTACCGCGAACTGGCGGACCGGCTGCCGGGCATGATGACGCTGATCGCGCTGGCGATCTGCGTCGCCTTTCTCTACAGCCTGGCGGTGGAACTGGGCTACGAAGGCCACGCGCTGTGGTGGGAGCTGGCCACGCTGGTGACGATCATGCTGCTGGGCCATTGGATCGAGATGCGCTCGATCTTCCAGGCCCAGGGGGCGCTGAAGGAACTGGCGAAGCTGCTGCCCGATACGGCCGTGCGGATCAGTGATGACGACCAGACGGAGGAAGTGCCCGTCGATCAACTCAACGACGGCGACATGCTCCTGATTCGGCCCGGGGCGAGCATTCCGGCCGACGGCGAAGTGAAAAGTGGCAAGAGCAGCGTCAACGAGGCGATGATCACCGGTGAATCGAAGCCGGTCACCAAGCACGAAGGCGAGTCAGTCATCGCCGGCACGGTCAACGGGGAAGGCTCGCTGCGCGTCGCCGTCACCGGCACGGGCGACAAGACCGCCCTCGCGGGCATCATGCGCCTGGTCGAGCAGGCGCAAAGCTCCCGTTCGCGGGCACAGGCCCTGGCGGATCGGGCAGCGTTCTACCTGACGTTCGTCGCCATCGCCGCCGGCGTGGCCACATTCATCGCATGGCTGGCGTTCGGGGCGGAATTGGATTTCACGATCACCCGCGTGGTGACGGTGCTGGTGATCGCCTGCCCTCATGCACTGGGTTTGGCCGTGCCGTTGGTGGTCGCAATCTCGACGACGCTCGGAGCCCGAAACGGTTTGCTGGTACGCGACCGTCGCGGCTTGGAAGAAGCAAGGAAGCTCGATGCGGTGGTCTTCGACAAGACCGGAACGCTGACGCTGGGCGAGCACCGGGTGATCGACACCGTCGCTGTGGCGAACGTGGATGCCGACGACACGCTGCGCCTGGCCGCGGCGGTCGAGCGCGACTCGGAACATCCCATCGCCCGCGCCCTGCTGGCCAGCGCCAAGGAGCGTGAACTGACGGTGCCCGGGGCACAGGATTTTCAAGCCATCGCCGGCCATGGCGTGCAGGCGACAGTGGATGGGCGGGAGTTGAAGGTCGGTGGCCCGGCATTGCTGCGCAAGTTCGATGTGCAGCCTGACGAAGCGTTGCGTGAGGCGGCCGATCGCTTCGGCGAGAGCGGGCAGGCGGCGATCTACCTGGTCGAAGGCGAGCAGGCGCTGGCGGTGTTCGCTGTGGCCGATGCGATTCGCGAAGAGTCGTACGAGGCGGTGAAGCGGCTGCACGACAACGGCATCGAGGTGGCGATGCTCACCGGCGACTCCGAAGCCGTGGCGAACGCCGTGGCGAAAGAGCTTGGCATCGACACCGTCTTTGCGCAGGTGCTGCCGGAGCAGAAGGCGGAGAAGATCAAGGAATTGCAGGCCCAGGGCAAACGCGTGGCGATGGTTGGCGACGGCGTGAACGACGCGCCGGCCCTGGTCACCGCCGACATCGGCATCGCCATCGGAGCCGGCACGGACGTGGCGGTGGAGGCCGGCGACGTGGTGCTGGTGCGGAGTGATCCGCGAGATGTGCCGCGCATCGTGGCGCTGAGCCGGGCGAGCTATCGCAAGATGGTGCAGAACCTCTGGTGGGCGGCGGGCTACAACATCGTGGCGATTCCGCTGGCCGCGGGCGTGCTGGCGTGGGCGGGCATCCTGCTGGCCCCGGCCGTGGGCGCAATCCTCATGTCCGCGAGCACGGTGATCGTGGCGATCAACGCCCAGTTGCTGCGACGTGTGGAACTCTGATCGGCCGAGCGCGGTATTGACAAGCTGTGCCGTGGAAGTTGGAATAAAAAGCTCGCCAAGGCAGTTGAACGGTTCAAGCTGATGTCACCCATGCCCACCCGATTGCTGAGTCTTGTGGTTGCCTTCGCCCTGGCGGCGTGGACGCCGATGTGGTGCTGCTGCCTCACGAGCCAGGCGGCGGCGCATGAATCGGCGAGTCACTGCGGGGGGGAGGGATCGGCGAACCATGGCTCGTGTCACGGCCAAGCTTCTACTGAGCCGGTGTCGGATTCGCGTGAGGCGCCTGAGCCGTGCCAGTGCCCGGACGTCGTCAAGCAGCGGCTGCTGGAAGCGGATGGGCAGGCTTGGTTGCTCGGCGGCGGGGCGACATTGCCGACTTCGCTCACGCCGACGTTCAACGCCTGGGCCACGGCGTGCCTCCCACCCGTGACCGAGATCAGCTCGCTTCACACCCGCACGACCTGTCTGCCGTACTCGGACTGCGCGCCCTCCCTTCACAGCATGCAGGTGCTTCTGACCATTTGATTCGTTTTCGTTCGTGTGCCATGCGTTCTATCGCATGGTTGTCGCATGCGCAAGGTGTGACGGCTTTCGAATCCGTCCGTTATCTGCCTTTTTTCATTTTTGAATTGCAACCCTCCACATGGAGTCTTTCCCATGCGTCGATTTCTGATAAACAGTCCTGTTGTTCGTTTGTGCCTGTACCCTGCCGCCGCTTTCGCGGTGGGCCTGGCATTGTCTCCCCTGAGCAGCTTTGCCCAAGCGGAGCAGGCCGAGACGAAAGGCGACCCGTACCCGCTGGCAACCTGCCCGGTAGCGGGCGCTGAATTGGGCTCGATGGGCGACCCTGTCGTCCACGTCCACGAAGGCCGGGAGGTGCGATTCTGCTGTGCGGGCTGTGCCCCCGCATTCGAGGACGATCCGGATCAGTACCTGCAACAGATTGACGAGCAGATCGTCGAGCAGCAGAAAGAGCACTACCCGCTGGAAACCTGCCTGATCTCGGGCCAGGAGCTTGGCTCGATGGGCGATCCGGTCGAACATGTGCTTTACAACCGGCTGGTGCGGCTGTGCTGCGCTGGCTGTGTCTCCGAACTGGAGGAGAACGCCGAGGTTCACCTCGCGAAGCTGGACGAGGCGGTGATAGAAGCTCAAGCGGACGACTATGCGCTGGACTTCTGCCTCGTATCGGACGAACCGCTGGATGCCCACGGCCACACGATCGATCGTGTGATCGCCAACCGGCTCGTCCGCTTGTGCTGCCCCGGCTGCGCGGCCGTGTTGCAGGAGCAGCCGGCGACCGTGCTCGCGGCGCTCGACGCGGGCGAGCCGATCGAAGACGCGCACGAGCATCGCCACGATCACGGCGATGACAACGGTCATGACCATGACCATGGCCATGACGGCCATCACCACTGATCCGCAACTCCGCTGACCTGCCAGGCATGGCGGACCGGGCCTCACCGGTTCGCCATGCCTGCAGGCTCGGCTCCAGCGAGACTTGATTGAAGCACAAATACACCCGTTTACCCATGCTGTCTCCGATTGTGGTGTGCGTGTTCAGTTCGCTGGTCTTCCGTTGCACTTCGAGTTGCAGTTGATGCCGATCGCGTTCGTATCGACGGATGTCCATGACATGGCCGAGACCGAGTTCCGCGCGATCGGTGGCGACCTGTACCAGTCTGTTCGTCAGGGCACGCCTTTCTTCGAAAAGGGCGAGCGTCTGCTGGTGATACACGATCTGCCGATGCAGCCGTTGCACCTTGGCGGTGAGTTCCAATGCGTTGTGACTGACGCGTAGCACGGTGGACTGAAGCTGCGCGTCGGCAGCGGCCTCGCGGGCCGGCCGTTGCCATATGGCCGAGAGCATCTGACTGAGGGACGCGGTGAACTGGCCGATGTTGCCCCCGGGCTCGATGCCCAATGATGCGCCGAGCACCGGGTTGGGCAGCAGGCCGGCCTGGACCCATTCGGCATGCGCTTCACGGATGCGGGCCATGTCTGCAGCGATCATCGGGTTGCGGCGCAGAGCCGTGGCCACCGCGTCCTGGCGCGACAGCAAGCCGGTGTCGGCCCAAGGCGAGGGGGAGATGTCGCCCGCGCCTGCGCCCACCGCCGAGACGCCTGTACGCTGAGCGACCAGGTCGGCCGATGCATCGGTGACGGGTCGGTCGTCCAGCGTCCGACATCCGCTCACCGCCAACAGCGAGGTCATCACCAGCGCGAGGACCGCCGTTCGGCGTATGGCAACACAAAGGTGGAGCAGTATCCCATTCATCGTGTGCAATTATCGCTCCACATAGATGTTCGTCGCGTCGATGATCAGCGCGTCACCGCCAGCCTCCCGGCGGGCGACGCCTTGGACGATGACCTGTGTCAGTGGCTCCAGCCCGCCGGCTTGCAGTGAAGTGCGCAGGGGCTGACCCGTCTCGTCCACTACCTGCACCGACGCGACCTTGCCTTGCAGCTGCTCACGCGGCACGCAGCAGTAGTCCCACGGCGTCGAACACCCCACATCGCCGGCAGCATGGCAGGTCACGGCATTGACGTCGGTCAGCACCATGACTGCGCGGTTGGCCACGAACGGCTCGCGTCGACCACCGATGCGCCCCTGGAGCACCACCTCCTGTCCATCAACGGCCTCGGCAGCGAGCACCGCGATATCCTGCGGCTCGCCTGCGGGCGCATCCGCGAGAAAAAGCGTTGCAGGCAAAGCGGGCGACGCGGGCGTTTCTGCCTCCCGCTCGTTCGCTTCGCCGCAGCCGGACAGCGCCAGGGTGGCAGACAGCGCCACGGTCAGAGTCACAAGAGTCAACAATTGAGGGTTTCGCATGGCAATGTTCCTTTCAATAATGTGGTTGATATTCATACTGCCTTCAGCGCGGTGGTGATGGGAAGACGCAAACAGGCGATCGCCGGCGGCAGCGCACCGACGAGTCCGAGGCCAAGGGCCGTCACCAGCCCGATCGCCAGCACCAGTGAATCGATCTGCAGGCCGACTGTGCCCATGGCGAAGCGCACCGCCAGGCCGTCGAGCGCCAGGAGCGCCACCGCTGCCGCGAGCAACCCGCCGGCCGTGGTGGCCAGCACCGCCTCCTGCACGAGGCTCAGCAGGATGGCTCGGCGTGAAAAGCCCAACGTCTGGAGCGTGGCGAACTCACGCACGCGCGCCGCGAAGGCGGCGTACAGCGTGTTGAGCCCGCCGAACAGCCCGCCGATGCCGATGAGCCCGGCCGTGGCGAGCGTCATGAGTTGGATGGGCCGGTAGAACGTTGCGACTTGCGCGTAGTAGGCCGGCTCGCTCATCGCGACGATCTCCAGGTCCAGCCGGCGGGTGGCGAACAGTTCCACGTCGACCAGTTCCGCTTCGCCGAGTGTGATGATCACGCACGAGAGCGTCTGCCTGCGCGTAGCGGTCTGAAGCACATCCAACGGCACCCACACCTCGGAGTCGATCGCGCTGCCGGGCGAGGCAAGCACGCCCGTGACCGTCCACGGCCGACCGTCAAAGTAAAGCGTTCGGCCCAGCACAGCCTCGCCTTCAGGCAGATCAAGTCGATGCAGGGCATACCGGCCAACGAGAACCTGATCTTGCCCCGCCTCCGGCCAGTGCCCATGCACCAGGCGCACCTGCCGATGCACCAGCAGCGCCTCGGGCGTCACACCACGCAACGCCACCGGCAGCGGACGCTCGTCGTCGGGCTCGTGGTGCAGGCGTGCGTCAAGGTGAATCTCAGGCGACACATAATCGACGCCCGCCGTGCTGCGGAGGCCGGCTACGCTGGAGCCGATCACGCTCACAACCCCGGCGGAAATTTCGCTGCGCTCCACGCTCTCCTCGCTGCCGGCGGCGAGGATGATCACGTTGTCCGGCGAACCGCTGGTCTGAAGGCTGCTGTTCATGCCGCGCACGAACCCCGCCGCCGTGAGCACCAGCAGCACCACCAGCGCACTGCCGCCGACCATCAGCGCCAGTCGCAACGGCGACCGACCCATGTTCCGCACGGCATATTCCCAAGGCAGCCACCGCATCAGCTCATGCTCTCCATTCACATCTATCACACCGCACGGAAACAACTCGCAATCTCCCGCCGCGACGCCTGCCACGCTGGCACCAGCCCTGCCGCGACACCCAGTACCATCGAAATCAGCAGACCCCAGAGCAACGTCGCCGGTGATGCAATGAAGGGAATCGAAAACCCTTCACTGGACAGGGCGAACTGTCCCGCATGCATCACCCACAGCGCCACCCCGCAGCCGATCAGTCCGCCGAGCAAACCCAGCA from Phycisphaerales bacterium AB-hyl4 includes the following:
- a CDS encoding YceI family protein, giving the protein MTTKTMQTLTGSMIAAIALAATPTLAAPPIRYESDTGHSVLVEGTSNVHDWTGTTDQVRGWIEVPGDWIEQDGELRLEPALQADDATPRIQVQIPTGTLEGNRRGLASNMHSALKVSTHPNVTFALVSLESATAADNGTAWTAIGDLEIAGHSRLLALDLTITPLTNDRLRIDVAKDLLMTDFGIDPPRAMMGMARAADEVQVQISWIVKRQTPQPTVPSDAGSSEHQQAMSSVLDGYEQARAALAAGDQAQAQKALDELAQVVEALAVLDAEALDEAVRSDWSISIARLQGTAANAAEAQSLSASRASFAVLSQAVVGVLNIVGHDQDDAPLAYRHAGQSGLAGSMWLQTNGAARSPYAASNATPQIAAVYVGQANPASE
- a CDS encoding YceI family protein; amino-acid sequence: MQTLTLLITAGIVTVTLSTCISTGVPTPAATEPTDEQDTNEQVSETTFALAEGSAIRLAGSATIGSWDCAGYQAESTFTPGAKIDTFHEVIDHIQARLRDGDEVDPDHAAVTLDHDPIATIQVRIDSLGCGNSAMERDMQGALKADDHPDIHYELDRVVGVTWSLSSETNRPVLHVATEGYVSLAGERQAVEMDVRIERVDEHRFTVLGSKKLDMRDFDVKPPSALFGLIRADPAVTVIFDLIVEPQRSDAVDSSQTAARN
- a CDS encoding heavy metal translocating P-type ATPase translates to MPEHSKNEHHPDEHAEHAAERHAGHGSHEGHDHSGHDKHAGHSVAMFRNKFWVCLVLTIPALIWEPMLQDWFGYTAPQFPGSRFIPAIFGMSVFFYGGWVFLQGAYRELADRLPGMMTLIALAICVAFLYSLAVELGYEGHALWWELATLVTIMLLGHWIEMRSIFQAQGALKELAKLLPDTAVRISDDDQTEEVPVDQLNDGDMLLIRPGASIPADGEVKSGKSSVNEAMITGESKPVTKHEGESVIAGTVNGEGSLRVAVTGTGDKTALAGIMRLVEQAQSSRSRAQALADRAAFYLTFVAIAAGVATFIAWLAFGAELDFTITRVVTVLVIACPHALGLAVPLVVAISTTLGARNGLLVRDRRGLEEARKLDAVVFDKTGTLTLGEHRVIDTVAVANVDADDTLRLAAAVERDSEHPIARALLASAKERELTVPGAQDFQAIAGHGVQATVDGRELKVGGPALLRKFDVQPDEALREAADRFGESGQAAIYLVEGEQALAVFAVADAIREESYEAVKRLHDNGIEVAMLTGDSEAVANAVAKELGIDTVFAQVLPEQKAEKIKELQAQGKRVAMVGDGVNDAPALVTADIGIAIGAGTDVAVEAGDVVLVRSDPRDVPRIVALSRASYRKMVQNLWWAAGYNIVAIPLAAGVLAWAGILLAPAVGAILMSASTVIVAINAQLLRRVEL
- a CDS encoding ABC transporter permease, which translates into the protein MRWLPWEYAVRNMGRSPLRLALMVGGSALVVLLVLTAAGFVRGMNSSLQTSGSPDNVIILAAGSEESVERSEISAGVVSVIGSSVAGLRSTAGVDYVSPEIHLDARLHHEPDDERPLPVALRGVTPEALLVHRQVRLVHGHWPEAGQDQVLVGRYALHRLDLPEGEAVLGRTLYFDGRPWTVTGVLASPGSAIDSEVWVPLDVLQTATRRQTLSCVIITLGEAELVDVELFATRRLDLEIVAMSEPAYYAQVATFYRPIQLMTLATAGLIGIGGLFGGLNTLYAAFAARVREFATLQTLGFSRRAILLSLVQEAVLATTAGGLLAAAVALLALDGLAVRFAMGTVGLQIDSLVLAIGLVTALGLGLVGALPPAIACLRLPITTALKAV